From Cellvibrio zantedeschiae, the proteins below share one genomic window:
- a CDS encoding NADPH-dependent FMN reductase — protein MKFLAICGSLRKKSTNMGLLRYAQANAPEGVEFIIADISEIPFYNADLTEKAASVLKLFEQLAAADAVVFGCPEYNYSLAPALKNAIDWASREQGNPLLTGKPAAIMGAGGGMGTSRAQYHLRQVCVYVNLHPINTPEVFANAFTNSFDGDGNLVDAKIQGNIVAQLEALVTWTKQLQK, from the coding sequence AATCGACCAATATGGGTTTGCTCCGCTATGCCCAGGCTAACGCGCCCGAGGGCGTGGAATTTATCATTGCCGATATTTCGGAAATTCCCTTCTACAACGCTGACCTCACCGAAAAAGCTGCCTCGGTGCTCAAGTTGTTTGAGCAGCTAGCAGCGGCAGATGCTGTGGTATTTGGTTGTCCGGAATATAACTACTCGCTGGCTCCAGCCTTGAAAAATGCGATTGATTGGGCTTCGCGTGAGCAGGGTAACCCGCTACTTACCGGTAAACCGGCTGCCATTATGGGCGCCGGTGGCGGTATGGGTACTTCACGTGCGCAGTATCATTTACGCCAGGTTTGTGTCTATGTGAATTTACACCCCATCAATACACCCGAAGTTTTTGCCAATGCGTTTACAAACTCTTTTGATGGCGATGGCAATCTCGTTGATGCAAAAATCCAGGGCAACATAGTAGCGCAGCTTGAAGCTCTGGTAACTTGGACCAAGCAGCTGCAAAAATAA
- a CDS encoding HD-GYP domain-containing protein, with the protein MSSSESNHYCKNLMEVNKSHSVVTNQAIYNEQGTLLLAAGSELSEKRADILLQHKLLKPLEQCIGIASSFSAKQLYEYLNKFAGNIAGLIAVTKNEDYQKTLRQMCLFYEKYPLLQQNLTVLALRTPNIYYHGLFSAAAGLAIAIQLKLSQRELQTIFIAGLFHDVGFLYLAPELSQKNQEFSNDEWKALQAHPLIAQRFLNLVPDLPKEIGDAIVNHHERIDGTGYPYHIFGDKLPMVSQIIAATDNIIFNHSRYKDYGVHAHSMLLTALKLSDNIYFESVYDAAMVLFKHAPSPSTNLIEAPSVEELLVRQKMLQQQFQHAKFLSQKLMTFPASPMIRSVSAVMGRLAISVVRSGILQPEQEEWLNQSSHNMSSEDSLSLVELSVMLDQIYDQLLHLKNIMERVVESIPANNAPLKKMASDALNQIDLQYA; encoded by the coding sequence ATGAGCAGTAGCGAAAGTAATCATTATTGTAAGAACCTGATGGAAGTGAACAAGTCGCACAGCGTGGTGACTAACCAAGCCATCTACAACGAACAAGGCACCCTTCTCCTGGCAGCAGGCTCTGAATTGAGCGAAAAGCGCGCCGACATCCTTTTACAGCACAAGCTACTTAAACCGCTGGAACAATGCATTGGCATCGCTAGCAGTTTCAGCGCCAAACAACTTTATGAGTATCTGAACAAATTTGCAGGAAACATTGCGGGCTTAATTGCAGTTACCAAAAATGAGGATTACCAAAAAACACTGCGCCAAATGTGTTTGTTCTATGAGAAGTATCCGCTGCTCCAACAAAACCTCACAGTGCTCGCGCTGCGAACCCCCAACATTTACTACCACGGCCTCTTCAGTGCAGCCGCCGGTTTGGCAATTGCAATTCAACTCAAGCTTTCACAACGAGAGCTGCAAACTATCTTTATTGCCGGCTTATTTCACGATGTTGGCTTTTTATATTTGGCGCCAGAACTCAGTCAAAAAAACCAGGAGTTCAGTAATGATGAATGGAAAGCACTGCAAGCTCATCCTCTTATTGCCCAACGCTTTTTAAACCTTGTACCAGACTTACCAAAAGAGATTGGCGATGCGATAGTCAACCATCATGAGCGCATTGACGGTACTGGTTACCCCTACCATATTTTTGGTGACAAACTGCCCATGGTCAGCCAAATTATTGCCGCTACGGATAACATTATTTTCAATCACTCACGCTACAAAGATTACGGTGTGCACGCCCATTCTATGTTGCTTACAGCGCTCAAATTGAGCGACAACATATATTTTGAATCTGTTTATGATGCCGCGATGGTTTTGTTTAAACACGCACCCTCGCCTTCAACCAACCTTATTGAGGCACCGTCTGTCGAAGAACTTTTGGTGCGGCAAAAAATGTTGCAGCAACAATTTCAACATGCAAAATTTTTATCACAAAAATTAATGACGTTTCCTGCCAGCCCCATGATACGTTCAGTTTCTGCCGTTATGGGACGACTGGCGATTTCCGTGGTAAGAAGCGGAATCCTCCAACCTGAACAGGAAGAATGGCTCAATCAATCCAGTCACAATATGAGTTCTGAAGATAGTTTGTCGCTCGTCGAGCTAAGCGTTATGCTGGATCAAATTTATGACCAGCTATTACACCTTAAAAACATTATGGAACGCGTAGTGGAATCTATTCCTGCAAACAATGCGCCCCTTAAAAAAATGGCTTCCGATGCCTTGAATCAAATCGATTTGCAGTACGCCTGA
- a CDS encoding cysteine-rich CWC family protein, with the protein MDTSTQQLCPLCNKPNGCALANDKEASQCWCMSVKINAEALAKLKTPQKNFACICQQCASVPEAK; encoded by the coding sequence ATGGACACTTCAACCCAACAACTATGCCCTCTCTGCAATAAACCCAACGGCTGCGCGCTTGCCAACGATAAAGAGGCTAGCCAATGTTGGTGCATGAGCGTTAAAATAAACGCGGAAGCCTTGGCAAAACTCAAAACACCGCAAAAAAATTTCGCCTGCATTTGCCAGCAATGCGCCAGCGTGCCTGAAGCTAAATAA
- a CDS encoding shikimate kinase, with product MNQFSTSLILIGMPGAGKSTIGVLLAKALAKDFVDTDVLIQLQEEKTLQDIVDTQGYLKLRAIEEQVLLNTHYPNHVIATGGSAVYSEKAMHHLRHFGQIVFLDLPLAELSKRIKDFDTRGLARKPDQSLAELYSERRKLYQSYANITIDCLGKKPDDILAEIIYEEAEAYTEKDA from the coding sequence ATGAATCAGTTCAGCACCAGTTTGATTTTAATTGGAATGCCTGGCGCAGGTAAAAGCACCATAGGTGTGTTACTGGCGAAAGCGCTTGCCAAAGATTTCGTCGACACCGATGTGCTAATCCAATTGCAAGAAGAGAAAACCTTGCAAGACATTGTAGACACCCAAGGTTATTTGAAATTGCGCGCGATTGAGGAACAAGTACTGCTTAATACGCACTACCCCAATCATGTTATCGCCACGGGCGGCAGTGCAGTCTACAGCGAAAAAGCCATGCATCATTTAAGGCACTTTGGGCAAATTGTATTTCTGGATTTACCTTTAGCTGAACTCTCCAAGCGTATAAAAGATTTTGATACACGCGGCTTGGCGCGCAAGCCAGACCAAAGCCTGGCAGAACTTTATAGCGAGCGACGCAAGCTTTACCAAAGCTACGCCAACATCACCATTGATTGTCTTGGCAAAAAACCGGACGATATTTTGGCTGAAATCATTTATGAGGAAGCTGAAGCTTATACTGAGAAAGATGCCTAA
- a CDS encoding tRNA-(ms[2]io[6]A)-hydroxylase, whose translation MNSISSSTATTPALATALARIQNFLHCETPDAWVETAKQSENQALLLLDHANCEKKAASTAVNLMYRYVGDFEMMHKMSRLAREELRHYEQVMQIMQKRGIAYEQITPCRYAGELRKPVRTHEPARFVDTLIVGAIIEARSCERFAKLAPHLDEELKTFYLSLLKSEARHYEDYLHLAKKVANGEDISERVNVFLELEKSLIESADTEFRFHSGVLQ comes from the coding sequence ATGAATTCTATATCCAGCTCGACTGCTACGACACCAGCGCTAGCCACAGCTTTGGCTCGTATTCAAAATTTCTTACATTGTGAAACGCCTGATGCCTGGGTAGAAACAGCCAAACAATCTGAAAACCAGGCGTTGTTGTTGCTTGATCATGCGAACTGTGAAAAAAAAGCAGCCTCCACTGCGGTCAACCTGATGTACCGGTATGTGGGCGATTTTGAAATGATGCACAAAATGTCCCGTCTCGCGCGTGAAGAATTACGGCATTACGAACAAGTAATGCAAATAATGCAAAAACGGGGTATCGCTTATGAGCAAATTACTCCGTGCCGCTATGCTGGCGAGTTGCGTAAACCTGTGCGTACACATGAGCCCGCGCGCTTTGTGGATACGCTTATTGTAGGTGCAATTATTGAAGCGCGTTCCTGCGAACGTTTCGCCAAATTAGCACCGCATTTGGACGAGGAATTAAAAACCTTTTATTTGTCGTTGCTGAAATCTGAGGCGCGCCATTATGAGGATTATCTACACCTCGCTAAAAAAGTAGCGAACGGTGAAGATATTAGCGAGCGAGTGAATGTTTTTCTCGAATTGGAAAAAAGTTTGATTGAAAGCGCTGACACTGAGTTTCGTTTTCACAGCGGTGTGTTGCAATAG
- a CDS encoding DUF1289 domain-containing protein — MLLYKPVRTPCVGICSTGIGDSVCRGCKRFAHEVIDWNAYTHEQRLIIAQRLEGYLSQVVQNMIEVVDEKILLQQIKHQQILFKEEQNPYCWVFDLLRSGASQISDLKAYGLRLQPKWRDTPLTEIRDNIDRDFYALSCAYYERYVIPHFTE, encoded by the coding sequence ATGCTTTTATACAAACCAGTCAGAACACCCTGCGTTGGTATTTGCTCCACGGGCATTGGTGATAGCGTTTGCAGAGGTTGCAAACGCTTCGCTCATGAAGTTATTGATTGGAACGCTTACACCCATGAACAGCGGTTAATTATTGCGCAGCGTTTGGAAGGATATCTGTCGCAAGTTGTGCAAAACATGATTGAAGTTGTTGATGAAAAAATACTTTTACAACAAATTAAACATCAGCAAATTTTATTCAAGGAAGAGCAAAATCCCTATTGCTGGGTGTTTGATCTGTTGCGTTCAGGCGCAAGCCAAATCAGCGATTTAAAAGCTTATGGCTTGCGGCTGCAACCAAAATGGCGCGATACACCTTTAACAGAAATTCGCGATAACATTGATCGGGATTTTTACGCTTTATCCTGCGCTTACTATGAGCGCTATGTAATTCCACATTTTACTGAATAA
- a CDS encoding SMP-30/gluconolactonase/LRE family protein — MKITKSSFVFLAASSLAVFGLAGCEQKKSEPVASVVNTSSSTSVVNACGVAPAGELVAERIPGANSTRAEPSLYEGPVWIKDALYFSDFLTSGTFPSRIQKLDANGVMTTLIDDSGSNGLAVDAQGNLVAGAHKFKNLSRYTLSGERTSVIDKFEGNVFNSPNDLAIAKDGTIYFTDPAYQTAAAPGGQDKTRVYRVATDGKISVVDDTINNPNGVSLSLDEKTLYVEGGDAQGVLRAYPIVDGIPQAGKDLVTGLVIPDGMALDCHGNIYITEHAAKHVRVVTPEGKQIATINVDANITNAAFGGEDGKTLFLTGAGAVWKLKLDVSGSPY, encoded by the coding sequence ATGAAAATAACGAAATCATCGTTTGTGTTTTTGGCTGCCTCCAGCTTGGCGGTATTCGGTTTGGCTGGCTGTGAGCAAAAAAAATCTGAGCCGGTTGCCAGCGTGGTAAATACCAGCTCGTCCACATCAGTAGTAAATGCCTGCGGTGTTGCTCCTGCTGGCGAATTGGTGGCAGAGCGTATTCCGGGTGCAAACAGTACGCGCGCAGAACCCAGTCTTTATGAGGGGCCTGTCTGGATAAAAGACGCGCTCTATTTTTCTGATTTTTTAACATCCGGCACATTTCCGTCACGCATACAAAAACTGGATGCAAATGGTGTGATGACTACGTTGATCGATGACAGTGGCAGTAACGGTTTGGCGGTAGACGCCCAAGGCAATCTGGTTGCCGGCGCACACAAATTTAAAAATCTTTCACGTTATACTCTGTCGGGTGAACGTACGAGCGTGATTGATAAGTTCGAAGGAAATGTTTTTAACTCGCCCAACGATTTGGCAATTGCCAAAGACGGTACTATTTATTTCACCGACCCTGCTTATCAAACAGCCGCAGCGCCTGGTGGCCAGGATAAAACTCGTGTGTATCGAGTTGCCACTGATGGAAAAATAAGTGTTGTAGATGACACCATTAATAATCCTAATGGTGTGTCTTTATCTCTCGACGAAAAAACTTTGTATGTAGAGGGTGGGGATGCGCAAGGTGTGTTGCGCGCTTATCCAATTGTTGATGGCATTCCCCAGGCAGGCAAAGATCTTGTGACTGGATTGGTTATTCCAGATGGTATGGCATTGGATTGCCATGGCAATATTTATATCACTGAACATGCCGCCAAACATGTGCGTGTTGTTACTCCCGAAGGCAAACAAATTGCCACCATTAACGTGGACGCCAACATAACCAACGCCGCTTTCGGTGGAGAAGATGGTAAAACACTTTTCCTCACCGGTGCTGGTGCAGTTTGGAAATTGAAACTGGATGTTAGTGGTTCACCTTATTGA
- the acnB gene encoding bifunctional aconitate hydratase 2/2-methylisocitrate dehydratase, whose translation MLEAYRKHVAERAAEGVPPKPLNAEQVAGLVELLKNPPAGENEVLLDLITNRVPPGVDEAAYVKAAFLSAIAKGEDKSPLIDKPLAVKLLGMMLGGYNIETLVGLLDSPELGKLAAQELKHTLLMFDAFHDVEEKAKAGNANAKELIQSWADGEWFTSKPKVAESTKLTVFKVTGETNTDDLSPAPDAWSRPDIPLHSLAMFKMARDGITPDQPGTVGPIKQIEALKTKGFPLAFVGDVVGTGSSRKSATNSVLWFIGEDIPGVPNKRTGGVCIGGKVAPIFYNTMEDAGALVFEAPVDLLNTGDVIEIRPYEGKILNGETGAVISEFSLKSDVLLDEVQAGGRIPLIVGRGLTTKARASLGLPPSTLFRLPQAPADTGKGYTLAQKMVGKACGVTGIRPGTYCEPYMTTVGSQDTTGPMTRDELKDLACLGFSADLTMQSFCHTAAYPKPVDIETQHTLPDFIMTRGGVSLRPGDGIIHSWLNRMLLPDTVGTGGDSHTRFPIGISFPAGSGLVAFAAATGVMPLDMPESVLVRFKGDLQPGVTLRDLVNAIPLYAIKAGLLTVEKKGKKNIFSGRILEVEGLPNLKVEQAFEISDASAERSAAGCTIKLDKAPIIEYMTSNITMLRWMIEQGYGDVRTLERRAQKMEAWIANPELMEADKDAEYAAIIDIDLADIKEPILACPNDPDDVKVLSDVQGAKIDEVFIGSCMTNIGHFRAAGKLLNATKDALSTRLWIAPPTKMDQHQLVEEGYYSIFGTKGARTEMPGCSLCMGNQARVAKNSTVVSTSTRNFPNRLGEGADVYLASAELAAVAAILGKLPTPEEYLSYANKLNSMSSDIYRYLNFNEIESYQHAADEGKRIAAVEIQTVAI comes from the coding sequence GTGCTTGAAGCCTACCGTAAACACGTCGCTGAACGCGCCGCCGAAGGTGTTCCACCAAAACCACTTAACGCTGAACAAGTTGCTGGATTGGTCGAATTACTCAAGAACCCACCTGCTGGTGAAAATGAAGTTCTGTTAGACCTGATCACCAACCGCGTTCCACCAGGCGTTGACGAAGCCGCCTACGTTAAAGCCGCTTTCCTAAGCGCAATTGCCAAAGGCGAAGACAAATCCCCCCTCATTGATAAACCTCTCGCTGTAAAACTCCTGGGCATGATGCTTGGCGGTTACAACATCGAAACCTTAGTCGGCCTGTTAGATAGCCCTGAGTTAGGCAAACTCGCTGCCCAAGAATTGAAACACACATTGCTGATGTTTGATGCCTTCCACGACGTGGAAGAAAAAGCCAAAGCCGGCAATGCAAACGCTAAAGAATTGATCCAAAGCTGGGCTGATGGCGAATGGTTCACCAGCAAGCCAAAAGTAGCTGAAAGCACCAAGCTCACCGTGTTCAAAGTGACTGGCGAAACCAACACTGACGATCTGTCCCCTGCTCCAGATGCATGGTCTCGTCCTGACATTCCATTGCACTCATTGGCCATGTTCAAAATGGCACGCGATGGCATTACTCCAGATCAACCGGGTACTGTTGGTCCTATCAAGCAAATCGAAGCACTGAAAACCAAAGGTTTCCCATTGGCATTCGTGGGTGACGTTGTAGGTACTGGTTCTTCACGTAAATCTGCAACCAACTCTGTACTTTGGTTCATCGGTGAAGACATTCCTGGCGTACCTAACAAGCGTACCGGTGGTGTGTGCATCGGCGGCAAAGTAGCCCCGATTTTCTACAACACCATGGAAGACGCCGGTGCTTTGGTATTCGAAGCTCCTGTTGACCTGCTGAACACTGGTGATGTGATTGAGATTCGCCCTTACGAAGGCAAAATCCTGAACGGTGAAACCGGCGCAGTGATTTCTGAATTCAGCCTCAAGTCCGATGTATTGTTGGACGAAGTACAAGCTGGCGGTCGTATTCCTTTGATCGTTGGCCGTGGTTTGACCACCAAAGCGCGCGCATCTTTAGGTTTGCCACCAAGCACGCTGTTTCGCTTGCCACAAGCTCCGGCTGACACTGGCAAAGGCTACACTTTGGCCCAGAAAATGGTTGGTAAAGCATGCGGCGTAACTGGCATTCGTCCAGGAACTTACTGTGAGCCTTACATGACTACCGTGGGCTCACAAGATACCACCGGCCCAATGACTCGTGACGAGTTGAAGGATCTGGCGTGCCTAGGCTTCTCTGCCGATTTGACCATGCAGTCTTTCTGCCACACAGCGGCTTATCCGAAGCCAGTAGATATCGAAACCCAACACACATTGCCTGACTTCATTATGACCCGCGGTGGCGTTTCCCTGCGTCCAGGCGACGGTATTATCCACTCATGGTTGAACCGTATGTTGTTGCCAGACACTGTTGGTACTGGTGGCGATTCTCACACCCGTTTCCCAATTGGTATTTCATTCCCGGCTGGTTCTGGTCTGGTAGCATTCGCGGCGGCAACCGGTGTTATGCCATTGGATATGCCTGAATCTGTTCTCGTTCGCTTCAAAGGCGACCTGCAACCAGGCGTTACTCTGCGTGACCTGGTAAATGCGATTCCTCTTTATGCCATCAAAGCTGGTTTGTTGACTGTTGAGAAGAAAGGCAAGAAGAACATTTTCTCTGGCCGTATCCTCGAAGTTGAGGGCTTGCCAAACCTGAAAGTAGAACAAGCATTTGAAATTTCTGACGCATCAGCTGAGCGCTCCGCAGCTGGTTGTACTATCAAGCTGGATAAAGCTCCAATCATCGAGTACATGACCTCCAACATCACCATGTTGCGCTGGATGATCGAACAAGGTTACGGCGATGTACGTACCCTTGAGCGTCGTGCGCAGAAGATGGAAGCCTGGATTGCCAACCCTGAATTGATGGAAGCTGATAAAGACGCAGAATATGCGGCGATTATCGACATTGATTTGGCGGACATCAAAGAGCCAATCCTCGCCTGCCCGAACGACCCGGACGATGTGAAAGTATTGTCAGACGTTCAAGGTGCGAAGATTGACGAAGTCTTTATCGGTTCGTGCATGACCAACATCGGCCACTTCCGCGCTGCTGGTAAGTTGTTGAATGCCACTAAAGACGCGCTGTCTACCCGCTTGTGGATCGCCCCTCCAACCAAGATGGATCAACACCAATTGGTTGAAGAAGGCTACTACAGCATTTTCGGCACTAAAGGCGCTCGTACCGAGATGCCGGGCTGCTCACTCTGCATGGGTAACCAGGCGCGCGTAGCGAAAAACTCTACCGTTGTTTCAACATCTACTCGTAACTTCCCCAACCGTTTGGGTGAAGGTGCTGATGTGTATTTGGCATCTGCTGAATTGGCCGCTGTTGCTGCCATCCTTGGTAAGCTGCCAACGCCAGAAGAGTACTTGAGCTACGCCAATAAGTTGAACAGCATGAGCAGCGATATTTATCGTTACCTCAACTTCAACGAAATCGAAAGCTACCAACACGCCGCCGACGAAGGCAAGCGTATTGCTGCTGTAGAAATCCAAACCGTAGCGATCTAA
- a CDS encoding motility associated factor glycosyltransferase family protein, whose amino-acid sequence MDTIEQLLKQAETQHKIIELNMMFSKNMEFFREALPNIYEQFKDYQPTDIKIVIQEDGSLDLANINIDNKLVYGCDPVRFAEETVAGFLANPLAQRLNPDETDVLNMDIESHTPNINKIIRDLKAQNTDHSRVPLDSRTEFVFMLGVGLGYQITELLKHTDIQHLVIAETNLDIFFASLHTLDWQGLNDKFSARYKTLNLILGQTPDMFIHMVSHHAKQIGVFNLAKPYVFTHLSSQELTSATIKFLQNVPIIAGALGYFDDEKVGLTHSINNFKAKIPFMKNHGFLSKKFVTKPVFLIANGPSLDHAKDFIAENRDKAILVSCGSSLSSLFKLGIKPDFHVELERTHPIKEWIDVTTTQEFRDGITLLAVNTVHPDLPKLFNTTGMALKYNDLGGTFIEKYISDDEFSVTLGACNPTVSNAGLSFCAALGFTNIYIFGIDLGFPEGGKHHSAHSFHYDIKDEDIDSFQLAMPEDDIDFKLPANFGGNVISNPLFLRSKLSLESILKDCKEINCYNTCNGVLIERATPTKVTEIDTSTWKPFNKKEFTQKLYKEYFSNKHLLKLPNDSEIVKLFQPAIEALEKAHAVFDKDITSFEEGISMLIKNETITQNFVDAKETTTLGRLIKGSSDSFSLMLALCLNANNKKNGVPAFNSAKESYKKYLRAAQHAIKNNLLENDYSAFNIEQKLKK is encoded by the coding sequence ATGGATACTATTGAGCAACTTCTCAAGCAAGCAGAGACCCAGCATAAAATTATTGAACTCAATATGATGTTCTCTAAAAACATGGAATTCTTCCGTGAAGCCCTGCCAAACATCTATGAACAATTCAAAGATTATCAACCCACCGATATTAAAATTGTTATTCAGGAAGATGGCTCTCTCGACCTTGCCAACATCAATATCGACAACAAATTAGTGTACGGCTGCGACCCTGTTCGCTTTGCGGAAGAAACCGTTGCCGGCTTCCTCGCAAATCCTTTAGCACAACGTTTGAATCCTGATGAAACTGATGTTTTGAATATGGATATCGAATCCCATACGCCGAACATCAATAAAATTATCCGGGACCTCAAAGCACAAAACACCGATCACAGCCGCGTGCCGCTCGATAGCCGAACTGAATTTGTATTTATGTTGGGCGTGGGATTGGGTTATCAAATTACCGAGCTACTAAAACATACGGACATTCAACATCTGGTTATCGCAGAAACTAATCTTGATATTTTCTTTGCATCTTTGCACACACTGGATTGGCAAGGACTTAATGATAAATTCAGCGCTCGCTACAAAACATTGAATTTAATTTTAGGACAAACACCGGATATGTTTATCCACATGGTGTCGCATCACGCCAAGCAAATTGGTGTATTTAATCTAGCGAAACCTTACGTATTTACACATTTATCGAGCCAGGAACTAACTTCTGCTACCATAAAATTTTTACAAAATGTTCCAATTATTGCAGGTGCACTTGGCTATTTTGATGATGAAAAAGTAGGTTTGACCCACTCCATCAATAACTTTAAAGCCAAAATACCGTTTATGAAAAACCACGGTTTCCTGTCCAAAAAATTTGTGACAAAACCGGTATTCTTAATTGCTAATGGGCCATCCTTGGATCATGCAAAAGATTTCATTGCAGAGAACCGCGATAAAGCTATATTAGTGTCCTGCGGCAGCTCCTTAAGCTCACTCTTTAAATTGGGAATTAAACCTGATTTCCACGTAGAGCTGGAACGTACACATCCTATTAAAGAATGGATCGATGTGACAACCACACAAGAATTCCGCGATGGCATTACCCTATTGGCAGTGAACACCGTTCACCCCGATTTGCCCAAACTGTTTAATACCACGGGCATGGCATTGAAATACAACGACCTGGGTGGAACATTCATTGAAAAATATATTTCGGACGATGAGTTTTCGGTAACCTTGGGAGCTTGCAACCCTACAGTTTCCAACGCAGGGCTTTCATTTTGTGCAGCATTAGGTTTTACCAATATTTATATATTTGGCATCGACCTTGGATTCCCGGAAGGTGGAAAGCACCACTCTGCCCACAGTTTCCACTACGACATTAAAGATGAAGATATTGATTCATTCCAGCTGGCAATGCCGGAAGATGATATTGATTTTAAATTGCCAGCAAACTTTGGTGGAAATGTTATTTCAAATCCACTCTTCCTACGGTCCAAACTTTCTTTAGAGTCAATTTTAAAAGACTGCAAAGAAATAAATTGCTACAACACTTGTAACGGTGTCCTCATCGAAAGAGCTACGCCCACTAAAGTTACCGAGATAGATACAAGTACCTGGAAGCCTTTTAACAAAAAGGAATTCACCCAAAAGCTATACAAGGAATATTTTAGCAATAAACATTTATTGAAACTGCCAAATGATTCCGAGATTGTTAAACTCTTTCAGCCGGCCATAGAGGCGTTAGAAAAAGCTCATGCTGTTTTCGATAAGGATATTACGAGTTTCGAAGAAGGTATTTCTATGCTGATAAAGAACGAAACCATTACCCAAAACTTTGTCGATGCAAAAGAAACCACTACCCTAGGACGTCTCATCAAAGGCAGCTCGGATTCATTTTCACTCATGCTCGCTTTGTGCTTAAATGCCAACAACAAGAAAAATGGTGTACCCGCATTTAATAGCGCAAAAGAATCCTACAAAAAATATTTGCGTGCAGCCCAGCATGCCATTAAAAATAATTTGCTGGAAAACGACTACAGCGCATTTAACATTGAACAGAAATTAAAAAAATAA
- the neuB gene encoding N-acetylneuraminate synthase — protein MKKHTFIIAEAGVNHNGDITLAKKLIDAAVKAGVDAVKFQTWKTELLVTEQAEMAEYQKLNTQKVESQFQMLKRLELSYDAFVELKQYCDQQGIMFLSTPDEETSATFLNDLQPIFKIGSGELTNTPFLRHIAAFNKPIILSTGMGTLAEIEHALTTLNNAGVARSNITVLHVTTQYPTPMHEVNLSAMLTIKHAFPGIQAGYSDHTLGIEVPVAAVALGATIIEKHFTLDKNMAGPDHLASLDPNELIDMVKAIRNIESALGHGRKEPTESELENRKIVRKSIVAATSITKGDILNEHNLAIRRPGNGIPPSRWDDVANTAATKSYQPGELI, from the coding sequence ATGAAAAAACACACCTTTATTATTGCGGAAGCTGGTGTCAACCATAATGGCGACATTACCTTAGCTAAAAAACTTATTGATGCAGCGGTTAAAGCTGGGGTTGATGCAGTTAAATTCCAGACGTGGAAAACTGAACTTTTAGTCACCGAACAAGCCGAAATGGCAGAATACCAAAAGCTCAACACCCAAAAAGTGGAATCGCAATTTCAAATGCTTAAGCGGCTCGAATTAAGTTACGACGCTTTTGTCGAACTAAAGCAGTATTGTGATCAACAAGGCATTATGTTTTTATCCACACCCGATGAAGAAACTAGCGCAACATTCCTCAACGACCTACAACCGATTTTTAAAATCGGTTCCGGCGAATTAACCAATACGCCTTTTTTACGTCACATAGCGGCTTTCAATAAACCCATTATTTTATCTACCGGCATGGGCACACTTGCTGAGATCGAACACGCCTTAACTACTCTGAACAATGCTGGCGTAGCACGCAGTAATATTACAGTACTGCATGTTACCACCCAGTACCCAACCCCCATGCATGAAGTCAACCTCAGTGCGATGCTAACGATCAAGCATGCATTTCCAGGAATCCAGGCTGGCTATTCAGATCATACCTTGGGGATTGAAGTTCCTGTTGCTGCAGTAGCCTTAGGCGCGACCATTATTGAAAAACATTTTACCCTGGATAAAAATATGGCCGGCCCAGATCATCTGGCAAGCCTTGATCCAAATGAATTAATTGATATGGTGAAAGCCATACGCAATATAGAATCGGCTCTCGGACACGGTAGAAAAGAACCTACCGAGTCAGAATTAGAGAACAGGAAAATTGTCAGGAAAAGTATTGTTGCAGCAACTTCTATCACGAAGGGAGACATACTTAACGAACATAATTTGGCAATTCGCCGCCCAGGTAATGGCATTCCGCCCAGCCGCTGGGATGATGTGGCCAATACTGCTGCAACCAAAAGCTATCAACCAGGTGAATTGATTTAA